A window of Persephonella sp. genomic DNA:
TTTAGTGGAGGGAAAAGTATTATCAAGGATTTTAGAGCCTTTTTTACCTGTTAGAATGCTTATAAACTTTTGGGGTATGTTTTGGATTATATCTCTTAAAGTTCTATCAAATTTTGCCATTTATCTAATCCTGACAATTCCTATAAAGTATCTGCTAATTTTACCATATAGCAAAAATTCAACATGAAATTTAAAAGGAAAAGGGAAATTTTATTATAAAAATCATACATCTATAGCTATATTAACTTTAGATTTAAGATTGAGATTTAATCTGGAGTTATTACCTTGGAATTAAAAGAACTGTTCGAATACTTAATAGTTGGAATATTTATAGCCGGTGCGTTATTTTTCCTGATAAAAAGAATTAGAAGAAATATAAAAAGGAGGCAATGTGCCTCCTGTCCTTTGTATGAACAATGTGAAAGAAAGGATAAAGTTCCTTTAAATTAGCAAGAGAATGAGTTACCGCATCCGCAAGAGCTTGCAGCGTTAGGATTCTTAATTGTGAATCCGCCACCCATAAAGTCCTGAACGTAATCTAAAACAGCTCCACCGATATATGGTGCTGAGAACTCATCAATAGCAATTTTTACGCCGTTTTCCAGCTCAACAACTTTGTCGTTTTCTTCTATAGCTTCATCAAATCCCATTGCATATTGGAATCCTGAACATCCACCTGGAACTACTCTTACTCTGAGGATTGGATTTTCTATTCCTTGTTCATCAGCTATTCTTTTAATTTCAGCAGCAGCTGCTTCTGTTACAGTAAAGTTTACAGTTGATTGCATGATATAAACCTCCATTTTGTTTTTTTACATATTATATTCTGGCAAGTGTTTTTATTATGATTGTTATCAGAATTTCATCAGATACATAAATTGTGGAACGGTAAGTATCTGGGAAAGCGAAATTTTTGAGTCTGTTAATTTCTGGAGAAAACCTTTTTCTTTCTTAAGAAATATAATATTTACCTTTTTTCCTTCTAATTTTGCCAGTTTCTTTGCCTCATTAATTGCATCCTGAATATTCCCCAGCTTATCTACTAATCCCAGCTTTTGAGCCTGTTTTCCTGAAAAAATTCTTCCATCTGCATATTTTTTTAGTTCTTCTTTTTTGATTGGTCTGTATTTAACAATAGCATCTAAGAACTGATCGTAAACATCTTTGATTGTTGCTTCAAGGAGTTTTTTCTGTTCCGGAGTAAGCTGGTGATTTGGATAGAGAATATCTTTGTTCTGACCGCTTTTTATGTTTTCTATTTTTATTCCTATTTTATTTAGGATTTGTGAAGCATCTACATGCTGGATAATCACACCTATGGAACCGGTTATTGTTCCGGGATTTGCATATATAACATTAGCAGGTGCACTTATATAATAACCTCCTGAAGCGGCTACATTTCCCATTGACACAACAACAGGCTTGGTTTTTCTGAGTTTTTCAATGGCAGTATATATCTCTTGTGCAGCACCTACTGCGCCACCGGGGCTATCAACCAGTAAAACTACAGCCTTGATTGAGGAATCTTTTTGGGCTTTATCTATATTGGAAACAGTATCCATATAACCGGATATTACTCCTTTTACCTCAATTACGGCAATTTTAGGCGAAGATTTATAGTTTAAATAAGATAAGAACCAGAAAACTCCCAGAAATATTAAAATTCCTATTATTATTTTCTTCTTCATATTTCCCCCGTTAGATAGTTGATGAAGGAACCGGTATAAATTTTAGCATTGGTATTTTTCTTATTTTTATTCTTTTACTGAGTAAATGTCCGATATAACCCTGCTTTTGATTTAGTTCTTCGGCAACTTTTTCAACATCCTTCAGGGCTGTTATATAAACATCAGATTTGCTTAAATCAGGTGCAGTTTCCACATTTGTAATGGTAATTAGATTATCTTGCAAGGGCATATCATATAGGAATACCTCACTTAATGCTTTTCTTATTGCTGCATTTACTTTTTCTGATTTGTGGCTTTTTTTCATTTAATATATCTCCTTATAAATATTTATATGAACTTCCGGAAAATTAATCTCTACAAAGTTTATTATATTTTGCATTACTTTTTCTACTTGTTTTTGGTCCGGAGCAACTGTTACAACTGCAACCTGTGCAGACTGCCATAAATCCTGATTTCCAACCTCTGATACTGAAACATTAAATTTAGCCTTTAATTTTTCTTTCATTGAACGGATTACCATCCTTTTTTCCTTTAATGAGGTAGCATGAGGAATATACATATCAAAAACGATACTTCCTATAAACATCTTCTCCCTGAAAAAAATTTTTTTGTGAATATATATATTTTAAGGAATTTTTCAATCAGGAATTTTTAAAAAGGTTTATAAAGTCTTCTACTGTTAACTCTTCAGCCCTTGCAGTCTCAGGGATATCTGCTTTTTTCAAAACCTCAACAGGCAATTTAGTCCTGAGCATCTTTCTACGGGCTGAAAAAAGATGAGAAACAAAATTTTTATACTCTTTTATTTTGTCGATAGGAGGGTTTTCTTTTGGGATAAGTTTTACAACTGCGGATGTTACTTTAGGTGGTGGTTTAAAAAATCTGGCAGGAACACTCATAACGTATTCCACATCAAAAAATGTCTGTATGAAAACAGATAAAAATGTGTATTGCTTGGTTTTTGGTTTTGCAATTAGTTTTTCTGCTACTTCTTTTTGTAGCATGAATACGCAAAGCTGGATAATATTAAGATAAAAAGGCATATTTACCAGAATAAGAGATGCCACATTATAGGGAAGATTTCCAACTACTTTGATTTTCTGACCTTCTGCCAGTTCAAAGAGATTAACATCAAAAAAGTCTTTTTTTATTAGCTGGAAATTTTCATATCCGGAAAATTTCTCCTCTATTATAGGATAGGCCTCAGGGTCTATTTCTATTCCGTAAAGTTTTTTAGGATTTCTTTTTAAAATTTCTTCTGTTAATTGCCCTGTGCCTACCCCTATTTCAACAATAATATCTTCCGGCTTGACATCTATCTCATCTACTATTTTTTGTATTACCCCTGATGCTATTAAAAGGTGCTGCCCGAACTTTTTCTTTGTTCGGAATCCTTTATCCTTCAAGCTCTTTTGCCTTTCTGAGTATTAACTCCTTTACAAAATCCCTTGTGTCTTCCCTTTCAAGTGCAAAATCAACGATAGCCTGAATATAACCGAATTTATTACCTGTATCGTGTCTTATTCCTTCTATATCCTTTGAATAGATAACCTCATCTTTTCTCAGGGTCATCAGGGCATCTGTAAGCTGGAGTTCACCGCCTTTTCCAAATGGTGTTCTTTTTAGGGCATCAAATATATTTGGAGTAAGAATATATCTACCTATAATTGCAGATGTAGACGGAGCTTCTTCCGGTTCCGGTTTTTCCACCAGATAATTAACCAGTCTTATATTTTCTTCTATAAATGTTCCTTCCACTATTCCGTATTTGTATGTTTCTTCCTTTGGAACTTCTGTTGTTCCTATAACAGATTTACCGAATTTTCTGTAAACATCTATTAATTGTTTTAATCCGGGATATTCATGGTTTATGATTAATTCATCCCCCAGTAAAACGGCAAATGGCTCATTACCTATAGCCGGTTCAGCGGTAAGTATAGCATGACCAAGTCCAAGCTGCTCTTTTTGTCTGATATATATGAAATTTGCAAGGTTTGATACTTCTCTAACAAGCTTAACAAGTTCTTCTTTTCCTGCTCTCTCAAGAGCTTCCTCAAGGTCTGGAGCATAATCAAAATGGTCTTCTATTGCTCTTTTGTGCCTACCTGTAACGAAGATTATAGTATCAATACCTGAAGCAACAGCTTCCTCAACTATATACTGGATTATAGGTTTATCCACAATAGGCATCATCTCCTTAGGAGTTGCCTTTGTGGCAGGTAAAAATCTTGTTCCAAATCCTGCAACAGGAATAACTGCTTTTTTTACTTCAAGCATCCTTCCCTTCTCCTTCTATTTTTTCAAGTATTTTTTTGTATCCTTCTATAAGGTCTCCAAGGTCAAATCTAAATCTATCTTTATCAAGGCTTTCTCCTGTTTTGGCATCCCAGAATCTACATGTATCAGGTGATATTTCATCTGCAAGAACTATCTCACCATCTTTTCTTCCAAATTCCAGTTTAAAATCAACAAGGATTATTCCCTGTTTTGCCATAAAATCTTTGATGATTTCATTTACTTTCAGGGCAAGTTCTTTCATCTTTTGAACTTCTTCAGGTTTTGCCAAATTCATAGCATATATGTGTTGTTCACATATTATCGGGTCGTGGAGTTCATCATTTTTTAGATAAAATTCAACCAAAGGTGGATTAAATTCAGTTTTTTCCGGAATACCAAGTCTTTTTACTATACTTCCTGCTGCAATATTTCTGACAACAACCTCAACAGGTATTATTTCAACTTTGTATATAAGCATCTCTCTATCTGAGAGCTGTTTTATAAAGTGTGTTGGGATACCTTTTTCGTTGAGAAGTTTAAAGAAAAAAGAAGCTATTGTGTTGTTAAGGACACCTTTTCCTTTTATTGTAGCTTTTTTAAGTGCATCAAAAGCTGTTGCAGAATCTTTGTAATAGGCTATTACTTTATCAGGCTCGTCTGTGGCATATATGATTTTCGCTTTTCCCTCATACAGTTTTTCTCTTTTTTCCATTAAAATCCTCCTATAAATTCTCTTTAGCTAAAAGTTTAAAGTAGTCATATTTTGAAAGCTGGAGAATTTCATTAAATATATTTTTTGCTTCTGAAGAATTACCTGTTTTTTGCAGCGTGAAAGCCTTTAGAGTAAGTGCTGAAATATAGTTATAATATCTCTGGTCTATTGTTTTGATTGTATTTAATGTTTTACCATACTCTTTGTTTTTGTAATACAGATATCCTTTATACTCTGTAAGTCCTGCGTTAAGCTGCTGAGAGTTAAGCCTTACCTGTAATTTGTTTATATCTTCAGGAGTTATTTTGTTCTTGTCTTTTTTGATAAGAAGGTCATAGGCAATTGCAACTTTAACAAATGGGGAATCTGGATACTCTTTTTTTATTTTATCTATAAGTTTTTGGGCTTCTTGATATTTCTTGTCCTGATAAAGTTTGCTGATTTGATAGGCTATTGATGAGGATTTATTAAGAATTTCCTGTTGATGATGTTTGTAATAGAAAAATGCAACTATCAGCAAAATAATTAAGACTATACCTGCAATAAAAAGTTTGATATTTTTCCTGACAAAGTCATAGAACATATAGACTTTATATTCAAACTCAATATCAACATCTTGTTCAAGGGGAAGTTTTTTCTTTTCCATGTTATCTCCGGAAAAATTTTTAATAATTATTATAACTTAATTAACTGTAAGGCTTTTTCTGTAATTTCAGCAGGGGCTATACCGGTAAGACAATCCACTGTCTCAAGTTTGCATTTTTTCTTTCCGTGTATATCACAGGGCTGACAGGGAAGGTTAAGGCACATATAATCCCCTTCTTCTTTTAATGGCGCAAATCCAAAATATGGATGTGTAGCACCATAAACCATAAGAACAGGAACTTGAACAGCCCTTGACATGTGAGCCACTGCACTATCATTGCTGATTGTAAGCTTTGCATGGGAAATGGCAGCAAGGCTTTCCCTGAGGGAAAGCCTTCCCCTTAAATCAATGGTGTTTTCAGGATAGATATTAGAGTCGCTTTCTTTGTCTTCTTTGCTACCAATCAGCACAACATTAAATCCTTTCTGTCCAAGTAATTTTGCAACTTTGTCGTAGTATGGATAAGATTTATTTTGATATCTGGCTCCTGCTCCGATAGCAACAAAACTTTCAGGGAGAATTTTTTTAACTTTTTCTTTTTCTTCTGGGGTCAAGATTATCTCTGGTTTTGGTATTTCAGATAGATTTATTCCCAGTTCCTTTAAGGGCTGGCTGTAAGCCTGTAGAACATTAAACTCATCTTTTATAAATTTTCTTAAAAATGGATTTGTGTATGCCCTTCTTTTTAATACATTTTTTGGATATTTTAAGACTCTGGCATTTAAGAACTTGGTTAACAAAAAAGACCTTAGATTTCTGTGGATATCAATAACCATGTCGTAGTTTTCAAGAGAAGAGGCAAACTGTTTTATCTGTGAAAGTGATTTAAGCTGATTTTTATCAGGAGATATTAGCCTATTAATCCTGTAATCCTTTTCAAACAAAGGTGCAAAAGGTTTAAGTGTAAGAAAATCAACGGTATATCCTGCTTTATAAAGAGGGTCAAGAATGCTACTAACTAATATCACATCTCCCAATGAAGAAAATCTGATTACCAGTATTCTCAAATTTTCCCCTAAAGCATGTTTTTCAGATTTTCTATTTCAGCCTGAAACTCTTCAACCATAGAGTCGTGATGGAATTTTTTAGCCTGTTCAATACCTTTTTGATAATATTCTATAGCTTTTTCAATATCTCCAATATTCAGGTAAGATTGTGCCATTAATCTATAAGCAGAACCTTCATCTTCATGGATATCCAGATATTTTTTTAGATATAAAATTGCCTCATCATATCTTTTCTCTTTAAATAATTCCAGCGCAAGCCCGTATAATCCAAGAGGATTATTCGGGTCTTTTTCTAAAGCCTTTTTTAAGATATTTATCCTATCTGACATGACTTCCTCCTTTACCAGAAATAGATATTATATGCCATTTCAAAACAATTTCATAAATATATTTTTGTATAGACAATACTTAATTATATTTCTATATTTAATATAAAAGATATAAAGGAGGTAATTGTTATGAGAGCTATTATAATAGCTATAGCTCTTTTGATAGGCTATAGCTATGCTTACGAAGATTTTGTCCAGTATGAAAAGGGTTATTACTATGTGGTAATCAAGAAGGGCTCTTTCAAGGTGATAAATGCTAAATTGCAGGAGGAAATTACCAATCATGGATGGGATGTAATTCATACTATCAATGTTGACCAAACTGTAAAATCAAAAGTCCCTTACAAAACTCATCTGCTTTGCAAAGCCAAATATCTAAAACAGGGTGTTCAATATTTTAAACCTATCGGTGTTATTATCCCCTGTAAGATGGCAATATTTGTGGATGGGAATAATGTTGTGATTATGGTTGAGGATGTTATGGAACTTGCCAGAATTTATGCTCCGGGAAATAAAAAATTTGAAGGATTCTTGAATCAGGTTAAAGATGAGATGATAGATATTCTCAACAGAACTGCTGCCAGATTTATGAGTAGTAAATATACTCCTTATGAATAATAAAAGGGGGCAAAAGCCCCCTTGATTTTAATCTTCTGGAACTTTGAATAATTCTTCGTAGTCAATACCTTCTTCTTCTGCAAGTTTCTTAGACATTTCTTCAAGGTGAAGAAGGAGGTTCCATTTTTCATCAACTTCTTTCTGGATTCTTTCCAGAACTTCAGGATATTTAAGAACGTGTTTCCATCTTGGCTGAGCTGCAATGTATTCTTCGATTGGTTTTGGTTTTTTAGGTTTGATATTTACTTTCCAATATTTTCCGTTTATTACTTCAAATACAGGCCAGTATCTTGTTTCAACGGCCAGTTTTGCTATTCTCATTGTATCTTCCGGAGCAAATCTCCATGAGAGTGTGCAAGGTTCAAGAACATTTATAAACTTAAATCCTTCCATAGACATTGCTTTTTTGGTTTTTCTTGTAAGGTCTCTGAATATGTGTGGAGAAGCTTGTGCCACATAAGGAATTCCATGAGCAGCCATTATCATTGTAAGGTCTTTTCTTGGTTCCTGTTTTCCTACACGTTCCTTTCCTACAGGTGTTGTTTTTGTATAAGCTCCTATAGGTGTTGCAGAAGATCTTTGATATCCTGTGTTTTGATATCCTTCGTTGTTATAGCAAACGTAGAGAACATTATGTCCTCTTTCTGCTGTAGCAGATAAAGCCTGAAAACCGATATCGTAAGTTCCACCATCTCCACCGAAAGCCACCACGTGTATTTTCTTATCCTCAGGAATAACTCCTTTTTTCTTGAGAACTTTGTAAGCAGCTTCAACACCAGCTGCAACTGTTGCAGTTGATTGGAAGTTTACGTGTATCCACGGAACATTCCAGGATGTAACAGGATAAACACCTGTTGTAACCTCAAGACATCCTGTTGCATTTGCAACAATAACAGGTTCATTTATTGCAAGTAAAACTTCATTAACAATTGGTGGAATACCACAACCAATACACATTCTATGACCAGGTGCGAGAGGTTGATGACCACCAAAAGTCTCTCTATGGGAAGCTAATTCTGATAATAATGCTATAGGTCTCTTTTTTGCCATGATTACTCCCTCACTTGTAAGTATTCTACAAAGGTGTCTCTTGTATCAATGCCTTTCTCAAGGCGTTCAAGTCTATCAAATGCTTTCATAAATTCTTCTTCGTGGATTTCCCTTCCGCCGAGTCCATAGATAAAGTTATGAACCAGTGGATTATTTTCTGTCCACATAAGAGAAGTAACTATATCTTTGAATAATGGTCCTCCGATTCCATCAAAAGAATCTGCCCTGTCTAAAACAACTACTCCTTTAGCTTTAGAAAGTGCCTGTGCTACTTCTTTTGCAGGGAAAGGTCTGTAAAGTCTGATTTTTATTGCACCTACTTTTTTACCCTGCTCTCTTAATCTATCAACAGCATCTTTCAGCGTTCCAAAAGATGAACCCATTGATATTCCGATATATTCGGCATCGTCTGTTTTGTATTCCTCTATAAAGTCATAATGTTTTCCTGTGATTTCTCCAAATTCCGTAAACACTTCTTTAACAATGTCATACACCTTTAAGAAGTCATGATGCTGCTGATATTTACATTCTGTATAGTAGTCAGGTTGAGCAGTTGCACCGTAAGTAACCGGTTTTTCCACATCTAAAAGTGGATATGGAATTCTGTGTATATCAGAAGGTCCGACAAAGTTTTTAACTGTTTCGTCATCTAAGATTTCTACATCTTCTATAGAGTGAGAAACGATATACCCGTCATAATTAACAATTATTGGGAACATTGCCTTTTCAGATATTTTCACAGACATAATAATGTTATGGTAAGCTTCCTGTGCATTTTCTGAGAAAAGGGAAATCCAACCTGTATCCCTGGTTAACATAGTATCGCCATGGTCACAGTGAATAGAAAGTGGCGCAGATAATGCCCTGTTAACATCTAAAAGAACAATAGGAACCCTCATTCCAGAAGCAACATAAAGATTTTCTATCATGTAAGCAATTCCGGGACCTGCAGAAGCTGTTATTGTTCTTGCACCTGCTGCTGCTGCACCTATACAGGTTGCCATTGCAGAGTGTTCACCATCAACGGCGATTAACTCTGTATCAACCTCTCCATTTGCAACATACTCAGCAAAGAAGCCCATTAGTTCTGTTTGTGGAGATATTGGATAGACTGCTGCAACATCAAAATTTATCTGTCTCATAGCCTCTGCAGCAGCCTGATTACCTGTTAAAGCAACTACTTTTGTTTGAGCCATATTTTAAACCTCCAAAATTTTAAACTTATAGTTGTTCTTCAAGCTCTTTAAGCTTAATTTCCATTTCTGGAACCATCTCAAGAGCATTATATGGACATTCAACTGCACATATTCCGCAACCTTTGCAATAATCAAAATCAGTCTCAAATCTTTCTTGTGGAGATACAGGAATAGAATCGTCTGGACAGAAAATCCAGCATATAAGGCAGTGTGTGCATTTGTCATAATTCAGGACAGGTCTGAGCATTCTCCAGGAACCTGTATGGTTAATTTTACTTGAACCAGGTTCGGTAACTATTGAACCAATTGGTATTTCATTCCATGGTTTAAGTTCATAGCTCATTTATATAATCCTCCTTTTACTTTGATTATACATTTATTCTATTTTCAAACAGCGTTTGATTTTATGAGATTATTCAGCTTTATAAACTTCTTCATATCCTCTTTCAAGTGCTTTAAGGTTTTGAGGAAGCAGTGCTCTAAGTTTAGAAGAGGCTTCAAATGCTTCTGTGATTTCCTGTTTTAAAGCATCAAGGTCAACAATTCCTGTTGCTTTAGCAACTGCCCCAAGCATAGCTGTGTTTGGAATATTTCTTCCAAATTCCTCTAAAGCTATTTTTGAAGCATCAACAATCCATAGCTCGTTATTTGGAATATCAAGGATTTTTCGGACTTTGTCTGCAGGGAAGTTTGTGTTTACAATAAAAACTGTATTTTCATCTGTTCCGGCCTTGATAACATCTTTTATCGTAAACATAAGAGATGGGTCTGTGATAATTACTATTTCAGGGTGTTCTACAGGGGCTCTTGTATTTATATATTGGTCACTTATTCTTGTTGAAACTTTAACAGGAGTTCCTGACCTTTCAAGTCCAAATTCAGGCATCGCCTGTCCGTGTTTTCCTCTGATAATCGCTGCTGAAGCAAGCATTTTTGCCGCTGTAACTGTTCCTTGACCACCTCTACCGTGCCAGCGGATTTCTCTCATAGACTTATCTGTAGCGGTTGCCATTGCGTTGACCTCCTAAATTTTATAACGCTGTTATATAAATAATAACATAATGACATATATAAAACAAAAAAGATAAGGGAATAAAATACAAGTTAAATATAGAAGGATTAAAATAGAGGGGGAGTATGCGCAGAGTTATTTAGTTTTGTTTATAGTGCCAGTTAATATAAGGGATTAAATCTTCTTCTAAAATTTCCTGTATAACAGAATTTATTTTGTCATGAAGTTTCCAATTTCTTTTTTTATAAACATAAATATTTAAGCCTATATCAGCTCCTTCCCTTGCTTCTGCAATATCTACTTTTACAGGCAGGTTATATTTATTAAGAGCCTTTTGTATTTCTTGAATAATTTCTACGGTTGTCTTTTCTTTAATCATTTTTTAAAACCTCAAATAATCTTTCTACAAGATTAATATATACTTCTACTTCCTCTTTTTCTATAGAGTTCATAATCAGCTAATCTTCTTAGCTCATAAAAATCCCTTAATCTTTTTCTATCTTCCTTATTTAAGGTGATATCTTCCTCAAAAAGGGCTTTGAAAAAGCATTTAAGTATTCCTTTGTGTGCCCATCTACCAGATGGAGGGTCACCGCACACAGAAACCATTATAGAATATGCAGAGTAATATAATCTTGCCAGACTATCTCTGTATAGTTTATTTTCATATAAAATTTTCCCGGCAATAAAATGTTCCTTTGCTTTTGATTTCCACTTTTTGTTTTGACTCAAAATCTTATTTCCTGTTTGTTTAACTTTAAAAGATATCGTCCTTTTTATGAAGAAAGTTGATTAAAGGGGAGTTTTATGTTCAAGGGCTTTGGATAGTGTGAAATCATCTGCGTTTTCAAGGACGGCTCCAAATGGGAGTCCATATCCTATTCTGAATATGGTGATGTTTTTATCTTTGAGAAGATTATAGATATATGAAGCCGTTGCTTCACCTTCTACCGTTGGGTTTGTCGCCAGTATAACCTCTTTTACTGGTAGTTTATCTACCCTTTCTATAAGGCTATCAATATTTAAATCTTCCGGTGTTATTTCTTCAAGGGGAGATAGTCTTCCACCTATCACATGATAAAGTCCATTGAATTTTCCTGTTCTTTCTATTGCAAATGCATCAAAGCTTTCTTCCACCACACATATAACCGATCTGTCCCTGTCTTCATTTTTGCATATTGGACAAAGCTCATCTTCCGTATAAATACCACACTCTCTGCAAGGGTGAACTTTTTCCAGAAGTTGCATAAATGTTTTTATAAGGTCTAAAGCTTCTCCACGGGGCATGTTCAAAATATTCACAGCAAGTCTCTGGGCAGACTTCTCCCCGTAGCCTGGAAGTCTGGATATTTCTTCTACTACTTTTGAAAGTGTTTCAGGAATTATATTTTCCATTAGAGTAAGTTATTCAACCCCGGAATATTCCCAAGCATTCCTGCAGCTTGAGATAGCTTTTCTGTCATAACTTCTTTTGCCCTTGCATTTGCTTCATTTATTGCTGCAACAAGTAAATCCTGCAGTATTTCATGGTTGTCTTCTGTTAAGAGGGATTTATCTATAAAAACATCCTTTGCTTCTCCAAGACCATTAACTACTATCTTTACCATTCCACCGCCAACTTCAACAATAATCTCTTCATTTCTCAGTTCCTCTTTTGCCTTGGCCATATTTTCCTGCATTGTTTTCATCATCTTCATCATATCGCCTAAATTTCCTAAATTAAACATTTACTCCTCCTTATAGCTAATTAGTTTTCCTTGAAACAAATCCAGCACCTTGTCTACTGATTCATCTCTCTTTTTGCTCTTTTTTTTCTCAGGCTTTATCTCAATCTCTTGTATTTCCACAGTTTTTGGGAAATATTTCTGTATTATATCTAATTTGCTTTTTAAAAGATCTGCTATTGTTTTTTCAACCAATATCACAAATTTATCGTTTTCTTCTTTTATGCTGGCGTTTTTCAGTGCTCCTGATACTATTCCACCTGCTTCTTTGCCTATTTTTAAAATTGCCTTTTGAATATCAAACTTTTCTTCTTTAGGTTTTGTTTGCTGGGTTTCCTTTGTCTGCGGTGTTGTTTGAACAGAAATTCCTTTTTCCAGCAGTTCTTTTATTGGAATAAGATTTTTCATAAATTTAAGCTTTAAAACTGCAAGCTGATAGATATCCTTTTTCTCTGTAAAATTTCTTGCTTCAAGGTATGTCTTTTTGAATATATCAAGTGTATAAATCAGAAGTTCTGTATCGTCTTCTGAGAATATATCATCTTTTTGTCCCAGTGCAATGGATACCATTGCTTTATGGAGTTTTTCCATTATTTGCTGCCAGAATACATTCAGGTCATATCCTTCGCTGTCAAGGGTTTCTATGGTTTTCAGCATATCTTTTAAAGATTTTTCTTTAAGATCTGTTAAAAATTTATTGACTATATTCTCTGGAATTACGCCAAGTAGTTGTCTAGTAGTTTCTACTTTAACAGAACCATTGCCGTATATAACAGCCTGGTCTAATATGCTTGCTGCATCTCTGACTCCACCTTCGCTTGCCTCTGCTATCAGATAAAGTGCTTCCTCCTCATAAGGTATATTTTCATTTTCTAAAATCCATTTCAGGTATTC
This region includes:
- a CDS encoding iron-sulfur cluster assembly accessory protein, which produces MQSTVNFTVTEAAAAEIKRIADEQGIENPILRVRVVPGGCSGFQYAMGFDEAIEENDKVVELENGVKIAIDEFSAPYIGGAVLDYVQDFMGGGFTIKNPNAASSCGCGNSFSC
- the sppA gene encoding signal peptide peptidase SppA, encoding MKKKIIIGILIFLGVFWFLSYLNYKSSPKIAVIEVKGVISGYMDTVSNIDKAQKDSSIKAVVLLVDSPGGAVGAAQEIYTAIEKLRKTKPVVVSMGNVAASGGYYISAPANVIYANPGTITGSIGVIIQHVDASQILNKIGIKIENIKSGQNKDILYPNHQLTPEQKKLLEATIKDVYDQFLDAIVKYRPIKKEELKKYADGRIFSGKQAQKLGLVDKLGNIQDAINEAKKLAKLEGKKVNIIFLKKEKGFLQKLTDSKISLSQILTVPQFMYLMKF
- a CDS encoding ribosome-binding factor A; the protein is MKKSHKSEKVNAAIRKALSEVFLYDMPLQDNLITITNVETAPDLSKSDVYITALKDVEKVAEELNQKQGYIGHLLSKRIKIRKIPMLKFIPVPSSTI
- a CDS encoding DUF503 domain-containing protein, which gives rise to MFIGSIVFDMYIPHATSLKEKRMVIRSMKEKLKAKFNVSVSEVGNQDLWQSAQVAVVTVAPDQKQVEKVMQNIINFVEINFPEVHINIYKEIY
- the rsmA gene encoding 16S rRNA (adenine(1518)-N(6)/adenine(1519)-N(6))-dimethyltransferase RsmA, producing the protein MKDKGFRTKKKFGQHLLIASGVIQKIVDEIDVKPEDIIVEIGVGTGQLTEEILKRNPKKLYGIEIDPEAYPIIEEKFSGYENFQLIKKDFFDVNLFELAEGQKIKVVGNLPYNVASLILVNMPFYLNIIQLCVFMLQKEVAEKLIAKPKTKQYTFLSVFIQTFFDVEYVMSVPARFFKPPPKVTSAVVKLIPKENPPIDKIKEYKNFVSHLFSARRKMLRTKLPVEVLKKADIPETARAEELTVEDFINLFKNS
- the galU gene encoding UTP--glucose-1-phosphate uridylyltransferase GalU encodes the protein MLEVKKAVIPVAGFGTRFLPATKATPKEMMPIVDKPIIQYIVEEAVASGIDTIIFVTGRHKRAIEDHFDYAPDLEEALERAGKEELVKLVREVSNLANFIYIRQKEQLGLGHAILTAEPAIGNEPFAVLLGDELIINHEYPGLKQLIDVYRKFGKSVIGTTEVPKEETYKYGIVEGTFIEENIRLVNYLVEKPEPEEAPSTSAIIGRYILTPNIFDALKRTPFGKGGELQLTDALMTLRKDEVIYSKDIEGIRHDTGNKFGYIQAIVDFALEREDTRDFVKELILRKAKELEG
- the purC gene encoding phosphoribosylaminoimidazolesuccinocarboxamide synthase — translated: MEKREKLYEGKAKIIYATDEPDKVIAYYKDSATAFDALKKATIKGKGVLNNTIASFFFKLLNEKGIPTHFIKQLSDREMLIYKVEIIPVEVVVRNIAAGSIVKRLGIPEKTEFNPPLVEFYLKNDELHDPIICEQHIYAMNLAKPEEVQKMKELALKVNEIIKDFMAKQGIILVDFKLEFGRKDGEIVLADEISPDTCRFWDAKTGESLDKDRFRFDLGDLIEGYKKILEKIEGEGKDA
- a CDS encoding tetratricopeptide repeat protein — encoded protein: MEKKKLPLEQDVDIEFEYKVYMFYDFVRKNIKLFIAGIVLIILLIVAFFYYKHHQQEILNKSSSIAYQISKLYQDKKYQEAQKLIDKIKKEYPDSPFVKVAIAYDLLIKKDKNKITPEDINKLQVRLNSQQLNAGLTEYKGYLYYKNKEYGKTLNTIKTIDQRYYNYISALTLKAFTLQKTGNSSEAKNIFNEILQLSKYDYFKLLAKENL
- a CDS encoding glycosyltransferase family 9 protein — translated: MRILVIRFSSLGDVILVSSILDPLYKAGYTVDFLTLKPFAPLFEKDYRINRLISPDKNQLKSLSQIKQFASSLENYDMVIDIHRNLRSFLLTKFLNARVLKYPKNVLKRRAYTNPFLRKFIKDEFNVLQAYSQPLKELGINLSEIPKPEIILTPEEKEKVKKILPESFVAIGAGARYQNKSYPYYDKVAKLLGQKGFNVVLIGSKEDKESDSNIYPENTIDLRGRLSLRESLAAISHAKLTISNDSAVAHMSRAVQVPVLMVYGATHPYFGFAPLKEEGDYMCLNLPCQPCDIHGKKKCKLETVDCLTGIAPAEITEKALQLIKL
- a CDS encoding tetratricopeptide repeat protein; this translates as MSDRINILKKALEKDPNNPLGLYGLALELFKEKRYDEAILYLKKYLDIHEDEGSAYRLMAQSYLNIGDIEKAIEYYQKGIEQAKKFHHDSMVEEFQAEIENLKNML
- a CDS encoding DUF302 domain-containing protein, with product MRAIIIAIALLIGYSYAYEDFVQYEKGYYYVVIKKGSFKVINAKLQEEITNHGWDVIHTINVDQTVKSKVPYKTHLLCKAKYLKQGVQYFKPIGVIIPCKMAIFVDGNNVVIMVEDVMELARIYAPGNKKFEGFLNQVKDEMIDILNRTAARFMSSKYTPYE